The sequence GCTCACGACGACCGCGGCCCAGGAGTCCGCTTCGACGGAGCAGTCCTCCATGGTGAGACAGCCGGTGGCCGCCTCCACGGCGGCAGCCTTGGTGTCCCGGTTGCGCAGGACCAGGCCGCGCAGCGTCAGCGCCTCGGCGGCGAGCACGACGGCACTGCCGTCCACCGCCTCGAGGGTGACACTGCCCCGGCCGTCCTCGGCAGTGATGCTCACCGGGGTACGGACCACCACGCTCTCCCGATAGTCGCCGGGCAGCACATTGATGATCGCACCGTTCCCGGCTTCGGCCAGAGCGTGGCCGATGCTGGGATAGCAACCCGGCTCACGAGCGGAGACGTTGAGAATCCGTCGGCTCATCGGCAGCTCTCCGGAGCGGCGGCAACGAGGACCAGCACACGTCGGGGCATCGATACAGGCATCGTCCGTGGGCCTCGGGCGCCGCCCGACAGGAGGTCTATCTGCGGCACGAGGCTGCCTTTCCCTGGTTGGTCCGGTCGGCCCCCCGGACGGATACGGGCGCACGATCGGCCGGAATCATCCTGGGGGGGTGCAGCCCTGCCCGGCGGCCTGCGTCCGGGATCGGTCCGGCGGGGGTCGGGCAGGGCCCCGTCGGCTGCTCAGCGACGGTCAGGCGCAGAATATGCGCCACCTGTCGACGGCAGGCAGGGCCCGTGGGCCCGAAAACCCGGGCCCTACCCGAACCACTTCATGATCTTGGCCAACTGGCCCGGTCCGTTGACTGACACGTAGCCGGGATTGGGTATCCAGCTGATCGGCATGCCGTCGGGGTCGAGGTCGTAGGCGCCCTTGATGTAGCGCGGTGCGATGCCGCCGGGGAAAGCGATCTCCATCTCCCCCTTGTGCCGATGCCCGGGAAGCGTCCGGTTCACGTCAATACCTCCGGGGGCCTTGATCATGTACCGGTAGTTGGCTCCCCAGTTCAGCCTCTTCTCGCGACTGGTGCTGACGAACCCGTACCCGTTCGGATCGATGCTGTTCATGGCGTGGTCCGCCAGGTTCAAGTTGGCGAGGTTCTTGGCCTGGAATCCCGCGGCGAACACCACGGCCGGGGCCCTGTCGTCATTGCGCCACAGGGCCTCCTTCCCACTGCGCCAGACCCGCTGCTGTGCCTCGGCCGCGAAACGCTCTTCGTCCGTGGGGCTTGGCATGAAGACCTCGGGACTCCGGAAAGGTTCTCGGACCGGTGGCTCCAGGGCTTCTGCGACCTCCTGGACGGAGGGCGCGGCCTCTCCTCGGTGGGGGCTACCCGGATCGGCTTCCTGTTTCGGGGGCTGGGGCACGGTGGCCAGCGCAGGGGAGGGGACGGGTGCCGGGGTGGTCTCCTGGTTCTCGCTCTCGGCAGTAAGCCACTCCAGGCCGTCCCACCATCGCCGCTGGCCGGGGTCGAACGCCATCTTGCGGAAGTCGAACATAGTGGCCCACTTCGCGCCCGTCGGCCACTGAGCGTTTTCAGGCTCTCTGCCGCATGTGTGGGTGCTCTGAGCTGGGCTGATACGCGAAACACGCTGTCTCCCGCGTATGGTTCGAGGTCTCTAAGGTCAAGATCCACATGCAGGAAGACAGCGTGTCTGCGAGCAGGATATGGAAACAGCTGCTGACGGTCGAACGGGCCGTGGTCGAGCAGGTCGAAATCGATCAGGACACGGGGGTACTGGTCGCCCGGGTGCGGCCGGTGGCGCGGGAACGGAACCGGTGCGGGATCTGCCGCCGCCCCGGACGCGGCTACGACCAGGGACGCGGACGGCGCCGCTGGCGCTGCCTGGACGCCGGCACCACGAAGGTGTTCCTGGAGGCCGCCCTGCCTCGGGTGCGCTGCCGCGAGCACGGTGTCGTGGCGGGCGCCGTACCCCGGGCCCGGCACGACGCCGGCCACACCCGGGTCTTCGACCACCCGGCCGCCGTGATGGCCACCGAGTGCTCCAAGTCCGCCGTCGCGTAGCTGATGCGCACGTCCTGGCGCACGGTCGGGGCGATCGTTCAGCGGTTCGTGGCGGACCGGGACGCCGGTCCCGACCGGCTGACGGGCCTGCGCCGGATCGGCATCGACGAGATCTCCTACCGCAAGGGGCAGCGCTACATGACCGTGGTGGTCGACCACCACACCCGCCAGGTGGTGTGGATGGCCCACGGGCACGGCCGCTCTGTGCTGGAGGCGTTCTTCGCCGCGCTCGGCCCCGATCGGGCCGCGAAGCTGTCGCACGTCTCCGCCGACGGCGCGCAGTGGATCGCCGACACCGTCGCGGCGCACGCCCCGCAGGCGATACGCGCCATGGACCCTCCCTCCTCGCCCGGCACCGGGCAGGCGGGGCCCATCACGTCGTGGCCCGGGCGACCGAGGCACTCGACGCCGAGCGGCGCGCGGCCTGGAACCGGGCCCGCCGACAGGCCCAGAACACCGCCACCGCCCGGGCGTTGAAAGATTCCCGCTTCGCACTGTGGAAGAACCCCGAGGACCTCACCGACCGCCAGCAGGCCAAGCTCAACTGGATCGCGGCCACCGACCCACGCCTGCACCGCGCCTACCTGCTCAAGGAGGGCCTGCGAACGGTCTTCGCCATCGCACGCGAACAGGGCGCGCAGACCGCGATCGACGCCCTGGACCGCTGGCTGTCCTGGGCCCGGCGCTGCCGCATCGACGCCTTCGTCGACCTCGGACGCCGCATTCGCCGCCACCGCGAGGCCATCGTCAACGCTCTGGTCGAGAGGCTGTCCAACGGGCTGATCGAGTCCACCAACACCAAGACGAGACTGATCATCCGCCGCGGCTTCGGCTTCCGCACAGCCGACGCGGTCATCGCCCTGGTGATGCTCACCCTCGGCGGCGAACGCCCAGCCCTACCGGGACGCCAACTCGCCACAGCCTGACCCACACATCAAGCAGAAGAGCCTGAAAAATGCTCACTGTTCTTGTGGCCGTGGTGGCGGAGTGCTGCTCGGCTATCTGGCCGACGGGCGGGCTCAGGCGCATCGGGGAAGCGGACCTCGCACATCTGTGGCTGCTCGGCGCCGCTGGCGCGGTGAACACGCTCAACGGGTGGATGCCCGCGGCCCGCGACTGGGCACTGGCACAGGGCATCCCGCTGCTGGTGGTCTCCTACGAGGTCATCGCGGTATGGGCGGTACGCAACATCGGTGCGGGTCCGCGGCGGGCCCGGGTGCCGCTCGCCCTGGGGGCGGCGGGGCCGCGTGCAACGCCGCCGTGATCACCTCCAACGGGCTCATGCCTCCCCTGTTCAAGTCGGTGACGCGACACAGGACACGGTCTACAGTCCTCCACGCCGAGAGGGGCCGGGCCATGGACCGTCACCCGCAGCACGGCACTCATTGGGGCGACTCCGCCGACTCTTGGTGGAGAGCCTGACCGACACCCCAGGGCTTCTGTCGCTCCGGCCGGGCCGAGTGGCAGCCGACGGAGGCAACCGCCCCGGCGCGGCATCACGCGCCAGCGGTCCTGGGCCAGCCCACCACCGGCGTCGAGGTAGTCAGCGACCAGGCACAGGGCGTCTGTGAGGACCATCAGCCGGTCCAGGTCGGCAGCGGAGGCGGAAATCCCGACCCGTGCCCGGACTTCCTCGCGTGCTCGCAGGCCCGCCCCAGCGACGCCACCCCGGCCACATCGCGCCCCTTCACCCCACTCAGGTCCAGCGCCAGCCCGCCCGTCAGGAAACGCCCGCACCGCCGCGAGCAACGCCGAAGAAAGCCCCGCGGCGCGGCGGGAGTCCAGGCCGCCGGACACCAGCATCACCACGACCGGACGGCTGGCCCAAGGCGCAGCCTCAGCGCCCCGTCGGACAGTGAACCTCTTTCATCCTGTCTCGGCAGGGTGAAATAGCTGGTCAGCGGGTTGCAGTGACGCAACAGGGCCCCTCGTCGTTGCCGTGGTGATCTCACTCATCACGTCGCCGCCGAGGGGCCCTGTTGGTTCCGTATCCTGCCATGCTCGATGTCCCGCACGAGCTCGTTGAGCACGTCTCCTGGCTCATCTACACCCGAAGGCGTGAACTCGGCTCACGATGGAGGAGGTTGGGCTGCTTCAAGCAGGCCCTGCTGGTCCTGGCCCATCTGCGGAAGAACGAAACCCTCGCGCAACTGGGAGCCGGGTTCGGGGTGTCGGAGGCGACGGCCTGGCGGTACGTGGACGAGACCGTCGAGGTCCTGGCCGCGTGGGCGCCGGGCCTGCGCGAGGCCCTGGTGGGACTGGGCGAAGGCGACTTCGTGATCGTGGACGGCACGCTGATCCCGACCGACCGGATCGCCGCCGACGAGCCGTACTACTCGCAAAAGCACCGGAAGCACGGGATGAACGTGCAGGTCGTCGCCACCCCGGACGGCACACCTCTGTGGTTCTCCCGTGCCCTGCCGGGGCGCACTCACGACCTGACCGCGGCCCGCGCCCACGGCATCGTCCAGACCTGCCTGACCCGCGAGGTCCTCGTCCTCGCCGACCGGGCCTATCGAGGCGCCGGCTCCACTGTCCGCACCCCCTACTACAACCACCACGAACTGCCCGAGCACTACCAGCAGTACAACCGCGACCACGCCCGCCTGCGTGCACCCGGCGAACGCGCCTTCGCCCAGCTGAAGACCTGGAAGGTCTTCCGTAAAGCCCGCTGCTCGACCAATCGCATCAGCCGACTGATCGCCGCCGTCCACACCCTCATGATCCAAAGCCTCGCGACCTGCGAAAACTCAGGATGAAAGAGGCTCAGTGTGTGCACCTCGAACAGCTCATCCGGGTAGGCCGGGCCGGACGACTCGTGGTCGTCTCTCAGGAGCACCGCGACACCTCCCAGCGACCTGCGCGGTCGCTTCTCCCCAGCGTGAGCCGAACGACGCCCGGCCGCCCAACCCGTCCTGAGCTTGCCGTTTTACCTCCGGTGATCATCTTCTGCCGTGTTCGGGGTTCTCGCCTGCCTGTTCGCTATTGGTCGGCGACCAGGGCGAGTCCGACGTCGTAGCTGGGGGCTCGGCGGCGGTTGGGCCGGCCGGGTGGGCGCCCGGGCCCGGGGCGGGAGGGTCTCGCAACAGAGGAGGGGCAGGCCAGGCGCGTGCGGATGTTGCGGGAGGTCGTCTCCTTGTCCTGAAGATCCCCATGTGGGTGACCAGCTCGAACACTCCGGAAATGATCACCGGAGGTAAAACGGCAAGCTGAGTCGGGAAAGGCGGACCTTTCAACGCGTCGGCCCAGGCGACGAACCCGGCCCGGCCAGCAGCCCGGTCGGCCTCGGCGGGGCGATGGCCTGTCACCGTACGGCAGTGGTCTCGTTCGCCACGCCCAGCACCCAGGTGCGATGGACCAGGTCCGCACCGAGGCCGACCGCCACCAGGACGTCCTTCGCCGTCCGGCCCCGGCCACGGCCCGGGCGGTGCACCCGGTGAGCAGCAGCCGTCGCCGCGGGTAGCCCCGCACGGGGCGCGGGGTTGCCGAGCAGGGCCGGGAGCTACTCGTTGCCAGCAAATCGCCTGATCGAGGTCGACCAGTCGACGATTGCCTTGACGACGAAGGGAGGGTCGCACTCAGGCCACCGGTGAATTCGGAGGCCCAGCCGGCAATTTTCACCCTGCCGCCAGGAATTGGTCGATATCACCCCGCAAAGGGTGTCACGCTTCACTTGAACCATCGGGAAATTTT comes from Streptomyces sp. TLI_235 and encodes:
- a CDS encoding DDE superfamily endonuclease, with the protein product MLDVPHELVEHVSWLIYTRRRELGSRWRRLGCFKQALLVLAHLRKNETLAQLGAGFGVSEATAWRYVDETVEVLAAWAPGLREALVGLGEGDFVIVDGTLIPTDRIAADEPYYSQKHRKHGMNVQVVATPDGTPLWFSRALPGRTHDLTAARAHGIVQTCLTREVLVLADRAYRGAGSTVRTPYYNHHELPEHYQQYNRDHARLRAPGERAFAQLKTWKVFRKARCSTNRISRLIAAVHTLMIQSLATCENSG